From Meiothermus sp., a single genomic window includes:
- a CDS encoding DNA adenine methylase codes for MSYPGGKGGEGVYHRLISMIPPHRVYIEACLGGGAILRHKRPSKISLAFDPDAAALDAFDQVGLKAQGVSVWVLKESHFSNKAYLDLWDLSPHPTVALIQGDVLQKIWNYRRLLNEHCFVYFDPPYLRSTRRSKRPLYQYEWSDEQHLRMLELAKSLRAKVMISGYWSEMYAQALQGWRVVSFDAQTRQGPATEFVWMNYPEPNQLHDYRYLGRDWVDRQRIRRKATRWLEKLKKLPPNERYAILDVLNTYLQTPQSGLSSPARGPLDTPDYEGPTSQEYLGLPVFTAEKECL; via the coding sequence ATGAGCTACCCCGGCGGAAAGGGTGGGGAAGGGGTCTACCACCGCCTAATTTCGATGATTCCTCCCCATCGGGTCTACATCGAGGCGTGTCTAGGTGGCGGAGCGATTTTGAGGCACAAACGCCCATCTAAAATATCGCTAGCTTTTGACCCGGATGCAGCTGCACTAGACGCTTTTGACCAGGTGGGCCTTAAAGCCCAGGGCGTTTCGGTTTGGGTGCTAAAGGAATCCCACTTTTCTAACAAAGCCTACCTGGATTTATGGGATCTTAGCCCACATCCTACGGTTGCACTGATTCAAGGGGATGTGCTGCAAAAGATTTGGAATTACCGGCGCTTATTAAATGAGCACTGCTTTGTGTACTTTGACCCACCATATTTGCGGTCTACACGTAGGAGCAAGCGACCACTTTACCAATACGAATGGTCTGATGAGCAGCACTTGCGGATGCTCGAGCTGGCCAAGTCGCTGCGGGCTAAGGTAATGATTTCAGGCTACTGGTCAGAAATGTATGCTCAAGCGCTACAGGGATGGCGGGTCGTCTCATTTGACGCACAAACGCGCCAGGGGCCAGCCACCGAGTTTGTCTGGATGAACTATCCAGAGCCCAACCAGCTACACGATTACCGCTATTTAGGGCGGGACTGGGTAGACCGCCAGCGCATACGTCGTAAGGCAACCAGGTGGTTAGAAAAGCTGAAAAAACTACCACCGAATGAGCGCTATGCCATTTTGGATGTGCTGAACACCTATTTACAAACACCCCAATCAGGATTGTCTAGCCCAGCTCGGGGCCCCCTAGACACACCCGACTATGAAGGCCCCACTAGTCAAGAATATCTAGGCTTACCGGTATTCACTGCCGAGAAGGAATGTTTATGA
- a CDS encoding RidA family protein, whose protein sequence is MSQQRIQTDQAPQAIGPYSQAIVAGGLVFCSGQIPLTPAGELVVGDVEAQAHQVMKNLGAVLEAAGSSFAKVVQTTCYLADMADFPVFNKVYAEYVQEPFPARATVQVARLPRDVRVEVACIARV, encoded by the coding sequence ATGAGCCAACAGCGTATCCAGACCGATCAAGCACCCCAGGCTATCGGCCCTTACAGCCAGGCCATCGTGGCCGGAGGCCTGGTGTTTTGTTCAGGCCAGATTCCCCTAACCCCCGCAGGGGAGCTGGTCGTGGGCGATGTGGAGGCCCAGGCCCACCAGGTGATGAAGAACCTGGGGGCGGTGCTCGAGGCCGCCGGTAGCTCCTTTGCCAAGGTGGTACAAACCACCTGCTACCTGGCCGACATGGCCGATTTTCCGGTTTTCAATAAGGTCTACGCCGAGTATGTGCAAGAACCCTTCCCGGCCCGTGCCACCGTGCAGGTAGCCCGCCTCCCCCGCGACGTGAGGGTAGAGGTCGCCTGCATCGCGCGGGTGTAG
- a CDS encoding M23 family metallopeptidase — protein sequence MYYPINPRRPRPDVRYLDPNYFLGIKGAGGRWLVPPGHWHTGVDFNHPDGMDSDLGQPVHAIEAGTVVFAGLLPGRSWGNGVVIQHGNYYARYMHLRDVRVSVGQRVEAGQRIGTVGKGYNNAYTAHLHFDVMVKRPPRRKDGTTDWGYWPGTDLAAVKEYFTDPVAFFAANKMQEPPAWRRT from the coding sequence ATGTACTACCCCATCAACCCCCGCCGCCCCCGCCCGGATGTGCGCTACCTCGACCCCAACTATTTCCTGGGGATCAAGGGCGCTGGGGGCCGCTGGCTGGTGCCGCCAGGGCACTGGCACACCGGCGTGGACTTCAACCATCCAGACGGAATGGACTCCGACCTGGGGCAACCCGTCCATGCCATCGAGGCCGGTACGGTGGTATTTGCGGGACTACTGCCAGGGCGCTCCTGGGGCAACGGGGTGGTGATTCAGCACGGTAACTACTACGCCCGCTACATGCACCTGCGCGACGTGCGGGTAAGCGTTGGCCAGCGGGTGGAGGCCGGCCAGCGCATCGGCACGGTGGGCAAGGGCTACAACAACGCCTATACCGCCCACCTGCACTTCGATGTGATGGTCAAACGCCCTCCCCGGCGTAAGGATGGCACCACCGATTGGGGTTACTGGCCCGGAACTGACCTGGCCGCCGTCAAGGAATACTTCACAGACCCCGTGGCTTTTTTTGCCGCCAACAAAATGCAAGAACCCCCGGCCTGGAGGCGCACATGA
- the meaB gene encoding methylmalonyl Co-A mutase-associated GTPase MeaB: protein MNLYERFLAQDIRALARAITLVESGYPEGQALLRQLRGRGHARVVGLTGSPGAGKSTLTDRLIEEARKRDERVAVLAVDPSSPFTGGAILGDRIRMMRHHQDKKVYIRSLASRGALGGLAGAAVATLALLEAFGFDRIFVETVGVGQSEVDIARVADTTVLILTPAAGDAVQAFKAGVMEIADVFVVNKFDLPGGERIVQELKTTLELAAPRPAGWKPPVLTAVAPKAEGIPEIFEALERHYQHLSQHHLLEADRLERARFEIESVIQEWGRRKTREGRDLIAKVAQGELTPEEAALQLLGVREGLRAG, encoded by the coding sequence ATGAACCTTTACGAACGCTTTCTGGCCCAGGACATACGGGCCCTGGCCCGGGCCATCACCCTGGTGGAGTCGGGCTACCCCGAAGGGCAGGCCCTGCTGCGCCAGTTGCGCGGGCGTGGCCATGCCCGGGTGGTGGGCCTCACCGGCAGCCCTGGAGCGGGCAAGAGCACCCTTACCGACCGGCTGATTGAGGAGGCCCGCAAGCGAGACGAGCGCGTGGCGGTGCTGGCGGTAGACCCTAGCAGCCCCTTTACCGGGGGAGCCATTCTGGGCGACCGCATCCGCATGATGCGCCACCACCAGGACAAGAAAGTCTACATTCGTTCCCTGGCCAGCCGGGGGGCCTTGGGTGGGCTGGCGGGCGCTGCGGTGGCTACCCTGGCCCTGCTGGAAGCCTTTGGCTTTGACCGCATCTTCGTGGAGACGGTGGGGGTGGGGCAGAGCGAGGTGGACATTGCCCGCGTGGCCGATACTACCGTGCTCATTCTGACCCCTGCGGCGGGCGACGCCGTGCAGGCCTTCAAGGCCGGGGTGATGGAGATTGCCGACGTGTTTGTGGTCAACAAGTTCGACTTGCCGGGGGGGGAACGCATCGTGCAGGAGCTCAAAACCACCCTCGAGCTCGCCGCCCCGCGCCCCGCAGGCTGGAAGCCGCCCGTCCTAACCGCCGTGGCCCCCAAAGCCGAGGGGATTCCCGAAATTTTCGAGGCGCTGGAGAGGCATTACCAGCACCTGAGCCAGCATCACCTGCTCGAGGCCGACCGGCTCGAGCGGGCCCGCTTCGAGATCGAGAGCGTAATCCAGGAGTGGGGCCGCCGCAAGACCCGCGAGGGCCGGGACTTAATTGCCAAGGTCGCGCAGGGCGAGCTCACCCCCGAGGAAGCCGCCCTGCAACTGCTGGGGGTGCGCGAGGGCCTGCGGGCTGGATAA
- a CDS encoding aminotransferase class I/II-fold pyridoxal phosphate-dependent enzyme codes for MFRSRRTPLGGGVFLEMDGAKAEARARGLEITDLSIGASDLPPPPEALQALKQAVDDPATYGYCLKSGTLSFLEAATEWYFRRYGVRLEPRREALSLIGSQEGLAHLLMAIADPGDVLLMCEVAYPSYFGAAKVAGLEVHLMPLGPDLLPDLWAVPEVVARRAKAVLLNYPNNPTAALAPEEFFVEALQFCQRYELLLIHDNPYLDQALEPTPSPLALPGGRERVVELFSFSKSYHLAGFRLGFALGNAEAIGSLEALKAPIDFNPYLGIQRMGMAALNIPQARLQADAQTWASRRQAMVTALAEQGWTVPLPEAGMYLWARLPAGLALDDLQFAKQLVAQTGVALSPGRAFGPGGVGHVRFALVQPEAVLRRSAEKIGDFIRRETKD; via the coding sequence ATGTTTCGCTCCCGGCGCACCCCGTTGGGCGGAGGGGTTTTTCTGGAGATGGACGGGGCCAAGGCCGAGGCCCGGGCCAGGGGCCTGGAGATTACAGACCTCTCCATCGGGGCTTCCGACCTGCCTCCCCCACCCGAAGCCCTGCAAGCCCTCAAGCAAGCGGTAGACGACCCCGCTACCTATGGCTACTGCCTCAAGTCGGGGACGCTTTCCTTCCTGGAAGCCGCTACCGAGTGGTACTTTCGGCGCTACGGAGTACGGCTCGAGCCCCGGCGGGAGGCCCTGAGCCTGATCGGTTCGCAGGAGGGGCTGGCCCACTTGCTCATGGCCATTGCCGACCCCGGCGACGTTCTGCTGATGTGCGAGGTGGCCTACCCCTCCTATTTTGGGGCGGCTAAGGTAGCGGGCCTCGAGGTTCACCTGATGCCCCTGGGCCCCGACCTGCTGCCCGACCTGTGGGCGGTGCCGGAGGTGGTGGCCCGGCGGGCCAAAGCCGTGCTGCTCAACTACCCCAACAACCCCACGGCTGCCCTGGCCCCCGAGGAATTTTTTGTGGAGGCGCTACAGTTTTGCCAACGCTACGAGCTGCTGCTCATCCACGATAACCCCTACCTCGACCAGGCCCTAGAACCTACCCCCTCGCCCCTGGCCCTGCCGGGGGGCCGCGAGCGGGTAGTGGAGCTTTTTAGCTTTTCCAAGAGCTATCACCTGGCGGGGTTCCGGCTGGGCTTTGCTCTGGGCAACGCCGAGGCCATCGGAAGCCTGGAAGCCCTCAAAGCGCCCATCGACTTTAACCCGTACCTGGGTATCCAGCGCATGGGCATGGCCGCGCTGAACATCCCCCAAGCGCGCTTGCAGGCCGACGCCCAGACCTGGGCTAGCCGTCGGCAAGCGATGGTGACGGCCCTGGCCGAGCAGGGCTGGACAGTGCCACTGCCTGAGGCCGGCATGTACCTCTGGGCGCGGCTACCTGCGGGCCTGGCCCTGGACGACCTGCAGTTCGCCAAGCAACTCGTCGCCCAGACCGGCGTGGCGCTCTCGCCGGGGCGGGCCTTTGGGCCGGGTGGGGTGGGGCATGTGCGTTTTGCCTTGGTGCAGCCCGAGGCGGTGTTGCGACGGAGTGCGGAAAAGATTGGGGATTTTATCCGCAGAGAGACCAAAGACTGA